The following proteins come from a genomic window of Gemmatimonadaceae bacterium:
- a CDS encoding DUF1343 domain-containing protein has product MLSCGTPPATQNGQPTTLNTAQAAEPAPAELTGVIPGIEVLLSDSLHLIRGLRVGLITNHSGRDRAGTSSIDLLHRAPGVRLTAIFGPEHGVRGVARAGEKVASTVDSATGVPMFSLYGETLTPTPAMLENVDVLLYDIQDVGARVYTYVWTMTLAAEAAKKAGKRFVVLDRPNPIRADVIEGGVLEPRYKSFTGLYPVALRYGLTPGEMARYLIGTGLIDSDAVVVPMKNYRLSMWWDETELEWRNPSPNIRDLDAALLYPGTVFFEATNVNEGRGTDAPFKLIGAPWLDAGAIARELNAKRLPGVRFDSTSRAIERPAKFGGRTIPMIQVTVTDRNAVRPVDVGAHMLRAIYARHARDFRWRDTGIERLSGSAALRRAVESGAIDNLLARWETESARFRQRVEPYRLYR; this is encoded by the coding sequence GTGCTGAGCTGCGGCACTCCGCCCGCCACTCAAAACGGTCAACCGACCACTCTCAACACGGCACAAGCTGCCGAGCCGGCCCCGGCGGAGCTGACCGGAGTCATCCCCGGGATCGAAGTCCTCCTCAGCGATTCCCTCCACCTCATCCGCGGACTCCGCGTCGGCCTGATCACCAACCACTCCGGCCGCGACCGCGCCGGCACCAGCTCCATCGACCTCCTGCACCGCGCGCCCGGCGTCAGGCTCACCGCAATCTTCGGCCCCGAGCACGGCGTGCGCGGCGTGGCGCGCGCGGGCGAGAAGGTCGCGTCCACCGTCGACTCGGCCACCGGCGTTCCGATGTTCTCCCTCTATGGCGAGACGCTCACGCCGACTCCGGCGATGCTCGAGAACGTGGACGTGCTGCTGTACGACATCCAGGACGTCGGCGCGCGCGTGTACACCTACGTGTGGACGATGACGCTCGCCGCCGAGGCCGCGAAGAAGGCGGGCAAGCGGTTCGTCGTGCTCGACCGGCCCAATCCGATTCGGGCGGACGTGATCGAGGGAGGCGTGCTCGAGCCGCGGTACAAGTCGTTCACCGGACTGTACCCGGTCGCGCTGCGGTACGGCCTCACGCCGGGCGAGATGGCGCGGTACCTGATCGGCACCGGGCTGATAGACTCCGACGCCGTTGTCGTCCCGATGAAGAACTACCGGCTGTCGATGTGGTGGGACGAGACGGAACTCGAGTGGCGCAATCCGTCGCCCAACATCCGCGACCTCGACGCCGCGCTGCTGTATCCCGGCACCGTCTTCTTCGAGGCGACGAACGTCAACGAAGGGCGCGGGACCGACGCGCCGTTCAAGCTGATCGGCGCGCCGTGGCTCGACGCGGGCGCGATCGCGCGCGAGCTGAACGCGAAGCGCCTGCCCGGAGTACGGTTCGACTCCACGTCCCGCGCGATCGAGCGGCCGGCCAAGTTCGGCGGCCGGACGATCCCGATGATCCAGGTCACGGTCACCGATCGGAACGCCGTGCGACCGGTGGACGTCGGCGCGCACATGCTGCGCGCGATATACGCGCGGCACGCGCGCGACTTCCGCTGGCGCGATACCGGGATCGAGCGGCTGTCCGGCAGCGCCGCGCTCCGCCGCGCGGTCGAGTCCGGCGCGATCGACAACCTGCTCGCCCGCTGGGAAACGGAATCGGCGCGATTCCGGCAGCGGGTGGAGCCGTACAGACTGTACCGCTGA
- a CDS encoding rhodanese-like domain-containing protein, producing the protein MQTLAPILSPTDLATLTSARPDVRVLDVRTPGEFESVHIRGAYNVPLDTLSEHSVEISAVSAPVILVCQSGGRARRAEAALKAAGMANLHVLEGGMNAWVGAGLPIGGGKRRLSLERQVRIVAGSLAATGGILGFLVNPAFALIPAGVGSGLVFAGVTDKCGMALLLSRLPYNRASCDVPAMVRALASGRAPAAPATS; encoded by the coding sequence ATGCAGACGCTTGCTCCCATACTGTCCCCGACCGACCTCGCCACCCTGACGTCCGCCCGCCCGGACGTCCGCGTGCTCGACGTCCGCACCCCCGGCGAGTTCGAGTCCGTCCACATCCGCGGCGCCTACAACGTTCCGCTCGATACGCTGTCCGAGCACTCCGTCGAAATCTCCGCGGTGTCCGCTCCGGTGATCCTTGTCTGCCAGTCCGGCGGCCGCGCGCGCAGAGCCGAAGCGGCGCTGAAGGCGGCGGGCATGGCCAACCTGCACGTGCTCGAGGGCGGGATGAACGCGTGGGTCGGCGCCGGTCTCCCGATCGGCGGCGGCAAGCGACGCCTGTCGCTCGAGCGCCAGGTCCGCATCGTCGCGGGCTCGCTCGCGGCCACCGGCGGAATCCTCGGCTTCCTGGTGAACCCCGCGTTCGCGCTGATCCCGGCGGGCGTCGGCTCCGGCCTCGTCTTCGCGGGCGTGACCGACAAGTGCGGAATGGCGCTGCTCCTCTCGCGTCTTCCCTACAACCGCGCGTCCTGCGACGTTCCCGCGATGGTCAGAGCGCTCGCATCCGGCCGCGCTCCCGCGGCGCCGGCGACGAGCTGA
- a CDS encoding MBL fold metallo-hydrolase produces MIVKRFYDEKLAQTSYLIGCGARGTAIVIDPNRDSAQYIRAAESENVKITHVTETHIHADFVSGTRELAAAAGATMYLSAEGGADWQYAFAKHDGAKLLHDGDTMKVGNVVIMALHTPGHTPEHLTFLVTDTAAADEPIAAATGDFVFVGDVGRPDLLEKAAGVAGTMDAAARTLFASLQKFKREQPDWLQIWPGHGAGSACGKGLSAVPHSTVGYERRFNWAFDIDDEETFVSAVLEGQPEPPKYFAQMKRINKEGPPVLGGFREPEQLPAEELGKTLEAGALMIDTRPAPVFARGHVPGTINIPLGKSFNTWAGWLVPYDRNFYLIADDAHAAEAARDLAMIGLDRVVGYFPSFAVAMWAAGGRKLDTVAQEDSSRLAKRMKTGAVNVIDVRARSEWDAGHIPGVPNIPLGYLTDRLDEIPADRPVVLQCQSGARSVIAASLLQARGVKDVVNLAGGIVGWEAAGNSVEREVPVGSAA; encoded by the coding sequence ATGATCGTCAAACGCTTCTACGACGAGAAGCTCGCGCAGACGAGCTACCTGATCGGCTGCGGCGCCAGGGGCACCGCCATCGTCATCGATCCCAACCGCGATTCCGCGCAGTACATCCGCGCGGCCGAGTCGGAGAACGTGAAGATCACGCACGTCACCGAGACGCACATCCACGCCGACTTCGTGTCCGGCACGCGCGAGCTTGCGGCCGCGGCCGGCGCGACGATGTACCTCTCCGCCGAGGGCGGGGCGGACTGGCAGTACGCCTTCGCCAAACATGACGGCGCGAAGCTGCTGCACGACGGCGACACGATGAAGGTCGGCAACGTCGTCATCATGGCGCTCCACACCCCGGGCCACACGCCCGAGCACCTGACCTTTCTCGTCACCGACACCGCCGCGGCCGACGAGCCGATCGCCGCGGCCACCGGCGACTTCGTCTTCGTCGGCGACGTCGGCCGGCCCGATCTGCTCGAGAAGGCGGCCGGAGTCGCGGGCACGATGGACGCCGCCGCGCGGACGCTGTTCGCCAGCCTGCAGAAGTTCAAGCGCGAGCAGCCCGACTGGCTGCAGATCTGGCCGGGGCACGGCGCGGGCTCGGCGTGCGGCAAGGGGCTGAGCGCGGTGCCGCACAGCACCGTGGGCTACGAGCGCCGCTTCAACTGGGCATTCGACATCGACGACGAAGAGACGTTCGTCAGCGCGGTGCTCGAGGGCCAGCCCGAGCCGCCGAAGTATTTCGCGCAGATGAAGCGCATCAACAAGGAAGGCCCGCCGGTGCTCGGCGGGTTCCGCGAGCCGGAACAGCTGCCCGCGGAAGAGCTGGGCAAGACGCTCGAGGCGGGCGCGCTCATGATCGACACGCGACCGGCGCCGGTGTTCGCTCGCGGACACGTGCCGGGAACGATCAACATCCCGCTCGGCAAGAGCTTCAACACGTGGGCGGGGTGGCTCGTCCCGTACGACAGGAATTTCTATCTGATCGCCGACGACGCGCACGCGGCCGAAGCCGCGCGCGATCTCGCGATGATCGGCCTCGACCGCGTCGTCGGCTACTTCCCGAGCTTCGCCGTCGCGATGTGGGCGGCCGGCGGTCGCAAGCTCGACACCGTCGCGCAGGAAGATTCGTCCAGGCTCGCCAAGAGGATGAAAACCGGCGCGGTCAACGTGATAGACGTGCGCGCTCGCTCCGAGTGGGACGCCGGACACATCCCCGGCGTGCCGAACATTCCGCTCGGCTACCTCACCGACCGGCTCGACGAGATTCCCGCGGACCGGCCGGTCGTGCTCCAGTGCCAGAGCGGCGCGCGCTCCGTGATCGCGGCGAGCCTGCTCCAGGCGCGCGGCGTGAAGGACGTCGTCAATCTCGCCGGCGGAATCGTCGGCTGGGAGGCCGCGGGCAATTCCGTGGAGCGCGAAGTGCCGGTCGGGAGCGCGGCGTGA
- a CDS encoding metalloregulator ArsR/SmtB family transcription factor encodes MKNGEMSPELMELVAARFRVLGEPARLQILHALRGGEVSVNDLVEETGLGQANVSKHLQILHALGFVARRKDGLFVYYRLADKDVFRLCDMMCGRIESRMRGVERMLRAG; translated from the coding sequence GTGAAGAACGGCGAGATGTCTCCCGAGTTGATGGAGCTGGTCGCGGCGCGCTTCCGCGTGCTCGGCGAGCCCGCGCGGCTGCAGATCCTGCACGCGCTCCGCGGCGGCGAGGTCTCCGTCAACGACCTCGTCGAGGAGACGGGGCTCGGCCAGGCCAACGTGTCGAAGCACCTCCAGATCCTGCACGCGCTCGGCTTCGTCGCGCGGCGTAAGGACGGGCTGTTCGTGTACTACCGGCTCGCGGACAAGGACGTCTTCCGGCTGTGCGACATGATGTGCGGCCGGATCGAGTCGCGCATGCGCGGCGTCGAGCGCATGCTCCGCGCCGGATAG
- a CDS encoding CsgG/HfaB family protein produces the protein MSSIRTLFAALALAPAAIFAQEQPSRPSITVGAFEYGTVAAQIASDRGTRRRLEKMGIRDGANFAEALGIGAADLIIEELMKTGAFRVLERRQLDAIRQEQSIQPDSITSASPTRVTRARYIVSGSVTRLGFEEKHLGGLAGRAASSVFLYGLGGKKNSTFVNLTARVIDSETGEIIASFTGEGKSSKGWGVTVFGMGGWGLGGAKMGTNNVRESAIGEATAEAAAGIAERIGQLRPTLAAGV, from the coding sequence ATGAGCTCGATTCGTACGCTTTTCGCCGCCCTCGCGCTCGCTCCCGCGGCGATTTTCGCGCAGGAGCAGCCGTCGCGCCCATCCATCACTGTCGGCGCGTTCGAGTACGGCACTGTCGCCGCGCAGATCGCGAGCGACCGCGGGACGCGCAGACGCCTCGAAAAAATGGGGATCCGCGACGGCGCCAACTTCGCCGAAGCACTCGGCATCGGCGCGGCCGACCTCATCATCGAAGAGCTGATGAAGACGGGCGCGTTCCGCGTCCTCGAGCGGAGACAGCTCGACGCGATCAGGCAGGAGCAGTCGATCCAGCCCGACTCCATCACCAGCGCGTCGCCGACCCGCGTCACGCGCGCCCGCTACATCGTGTCGGGCTCGGTCACCCGCCTCGGCTTCGAGGAAAAACACCTCGGCGGGCTCGCCGGACGCGCGGCGTCGTCGGTATTCCTCTACGGGCTCGGCGGCAAGAAGAACAGCACGTTCGTGAATCTCACCGCGCGCGTGATCGATTCGGAGACGGGCGAGATCATCGCGAGCTTCACCGGCGAAGGCAAATCCAGCAAGGGCTGGGGCGTCACCGTGTTCGGCATGGGCGGATGGGGACTCGGCGGAGCGAAGATGGGGACCAACAACGTGCGCGAGTCGGCGATCGGTGAAGCGACGGCCGAAGCCGCTGCTGGGATAGCGGAGCGAATCGGACAGCTGCGACCAACGCTGGCGGCCGGGGTGTAA
- a CDS encoding type II toxin-antitoxin system Phd/YefM family antitoxin, whose protein sequence is MGKDSAPRRRKTTVNIYEAKTHFSDLIDQVAKGEEIVISRRGKPVARLAPLPGRGIKFGVLKGKLTVPADFDAPLPPDIQRWFDGGADDE, encoded by the coding sequence ATGGGAAAGGATTCTGCTCCGCGCCGCCGCAAGACTACAGTCAATATCTATGAGGCCAAGACCCACTTCTCCGACCTGATCGACCAGGTGGCGAAGGGCGAGGAGATCGTTATCTCGCGGCGGGGGAAGCCGGTGGCCCGGCTCGCTCCCCTCCCCGGGCGCGGTATCAAGTTCGGGGTTCTCAAGGGCAAGCTCACCGTGCCCGCGGACTTCGATGCTCCGCTCCCGCCGGACATCCAGCGCTGGTTCGACGGCGGCGCGGACGACGAGTGA
- a CDS encoding type II toxin-antitoxin system VapC family toxin — translation MRLLLDTHVLLWVLAGDRRLKRSSREILTSARTVVVSVVSVWEIALNAAAGKLRAPANIEEAVLESGLITTTLDFADVAEYASLPAHHPDPFDRMLVAQARVRGLTLMTRDRQLERYEVPLLLI, via the coding sequence GTGAGGCTGCTGCTCGACACGCACGTCCTGCTGTGGGTGCTCGCCGGAGACAGGCGGCTCAAGCGCTCGTCCCGCGAGATACTCACCAGCGCCCGGACCGTAGTGGTGAGCGTCGTGTCCGTCTGGGAGATCGCGCTGAACGCCGCCGCGGGGAAGCTGCGCGCTCCCGCCAATATCGAGGAGGCCGTGCTGGAGTCCGGTCTCATTACGACCACGCTCGATTTCGCGGATGTCGCGGAATACGCCAGCCTGCCGGCCCATCATCCCGATCCGTTCGACAGGATGCTCGTCGCGCAGGCGCGGGTGCGAGGGCTGACACTCATGACGAGGGACAGGCAGCTGGAGCGGTATGAGGTCCCGCTGCTTTTGATCTAG
- a CDS encoding BrnA antitoxin family protein, with translation MKAKLRGSSARGRRTAASAWRESTKENPIPDDEIDYSDIPPLTDEQLRAMRPIGRPPVGDATKVPISFRINPNLLERIRAIAADRGESYQSFMHDLLEKGAARHARTR, from the coding sequence ATGAAGGCGAAATTACGAGGATCATCAGCGCGCGGCAGGCGAACGGCCGCGAGCGCCTGGCGCGAGAGCACCAAAGAGAACCCGATTCCGGACGACGAGATCGACTACTCTGACATTCCACCACTGACGGATGAGCAGCTCCGGGCCATGCGGCCTATCGGCCGGCCACCCGTAGGCGACGCCACGAAGGTGCCAATCTCGTTCCGGATCAACCCGAATCTGCTCGAGCGCATCCGCGCGATCGCCGCGGACCGCGGCGAATCGTATCAAAGCTTCATGCACGACCTCCTGGAGAAGGGCGCGGCGCGTCATGCCCGGACGCGGTAA
- a CDS encoding AbrB/MazE/SpoVT family DNA-binding domain-containing protein yields MITTIQRWGNSLAVRIPKAFAAQADMTEDARVQIAIENDAIVIRPAPPAWKLEDMLEKVTESNRHSLVDWGDRVGKEIW; encoded by the coding sequence ATGATTACCACCATTCAACGCTGGGGAAACAGCCTGGCTGTGCGGATCCCCAAGGCATTCGCTGCCCAGGCGGACATGACCGAGGATGCGCGGGTGCAGATCGCCATCGAGAATGATGCGATCGTGATCCGGCCTGCGCCGCCGGCCTGGAAACTCGAGGACATGCTCGAGAAGGTTACCGAGTCCAATCGCCACTCCTTGGTGGATTGGGGTGACAGAGTCGGCAAGGAGATCTGGTAG
- a CDS encoding type II toxin-antitoxin system PemK/MazF family toxin: MARNYVPERGDAVWLDFDQTSGHEQLGRRPGLVISPRSYNKRVGLALVCPITSRIKGFPFEVVLPSGLPIEGAVLADQPRSFDWVGRSVVRAGPLPKPVVDEVIAKLAALLHQE, translated from the coding sequence ATGGCGCGCAATTACGTGCCGGAGCGGGGCGACGCAGTTTGGCTGGATTTCGACCAAACGTCCGGCCACGAGCAACTCGGCCGGCGCCCCGGGCTGGTCATCTCTCCACGATCATACAACAAGCGGGTGGGTCTGGCATTGGTATGCCCGATCACCAGCCGGATAAAGGGATTTCCTTTCGAGGTCGTGCTGCCGAGTGGGCTTCCGATCGAGGGGGCCGTTCTGGCCGATCAGCCCCGATCTTTCGACTGGGTAGGGCGCTCAGTGGTGCGCGCCGGTCCCTTACCTAAACCCGTAGTCGATGAAGTGATTGCGAAGCTCGCCGCGCTGCTTCACCAGGAATAG
- a CDS encoding glycoside hydrolase family 9 protein — MNAALLFLSLVAPDSNSFIRTNQVGYLPDAPKVAVICSLDFASFSTFEVRDARNRRVHSGPAHATGSFASCRSTFRLDFSALRREGTYRLIAGGIESRPVRIARDAYAGAADTLLYYMRQQRSGWNPLFQTWVHNNDALIVDHPTRTGQYQDVQGGWADAADYLQYVATSAHATFMLLMAYRDNPHAFADKFDAWGRPGANGIADVLDEARHGLNWLAKMFPAEDSTDELIVFNQLADDRDHSYWDLPHTDSSDYGWGKGSWRPVYPCTGKPQGLFTGQNRSDGLASTAGKYASAFALGASLLREHDVTFAERLRNKAILAYDVGIRFPGVCQTAPGRSPYFYEEDNWVDDMELAAAQLHALTREERYIRDAVRFATREPVTPWMGADTARHYQWFPWHNNGHYEISLIAPPTDRATMAEYYRRGLQAVVDRGGNGFRVGIPFIWCSNNLMASFATQALLYRQMTGDERFREYEVAALDWLLGVNPWGTSMIIGFPNGGVWGQKPHSQVADLLGVQTQLGGLLDGPVYRSIYENLRGIRLLKPDEYARFNTGFIVYHDDLGDYSTNEPIMDGTANLSYLFAAMAATTKR; from the coding sequence ATGAACGCTGCTCTCCTATTTCTCTCCCTGGTGGCACCCGACAGCAACAGCTTCATCCGCACCAACCAGGTCGGCTACCTCCCCGACGCTCCTAAAGTCGCCGTCATCTGCTCGCTCGACTTTGCGAGCTTCTCCACCTTCGAGGTCCGCGACGCTCGCAACCGTCGTGTGCACAGCGGCCCGGCACACGCCACCGGCTCGTTCGCGTCCTGCCGCTCGACCTTCCGCCTCGACTTCTCCGCGCTCCGGCGAGAAGGCACGTACAGGCTGATTGCCGGCGGGATCGAGTCGCGCCCCGTGCGCATCGCGCGCGACGCGTACGCCGGCGCCGCGGACACGCTGCTGTACTACATGCGGCAGCAGCGCTCCGGCTGGAACCCGCTGTTCCAGACGTGGGTGCACAACAACGACGCGCTCATCGTGGACCACCCCACGCGCACCGGCCAATATCAGGACGTGCAGGGCGGCTGGGCCGACGCCGCGGATTATTTGCAGTACGTCGCGACGTCCGCTCACGCGACGTTCATGCTGCTCATGGCGTACCGCGACAACCCGCACGCGTTCGCCGACAAGTTCGACGCGTGGGGGAGGCCTGGCGCCAACGGCATCGCCGACGTGCTCGACGAAGCGCGGCACGGGCTGAATTGGTTGGCGAAGATGTTCCCCGCGGAGGATTCGACGGACGAGCTGATCGTGTTCAACCAGCTCGCCGACGATCGCGATCACTCGTACTGGGATCTGCCGCACACCGATTCGTCGGACTACGGCTGGGGGAAGGGCAGTTGGCGTCCCGTGTATCCGTGCACCGGCAAGCCGCAGGGGCTGTTCACCGGGCAGAACCGCTCCGACGGACTCGCGTCAACCGCCGGCAAATACGCGTCAGCCTTCGCGCTGGGCGCGTCACTATTGCGAGAGCACGATGTCACTTTCGCCGAGCGACTGCGCAACAAGGCAATCCTCGCGTACGACGTCGGCATTCGTTTTCCGGGCGTGTGTCAGACCGCGCCCGGCCGCTCGCCCTACTTCTACGAGGAAGACAACTGGGTGGACGACATGGAGCTCGCGGCAGCGCAGCTGCATGCGCTGACGCGCGAGGAACGCTACATCCGGGACGCGGTGCGCTTCGCCACGCGCGAGCCAGTGACGCCGTGGATGGGTGCCGACACCGCGCGGCACTACCAGTGGTTCCCCTGGCACAACAACGGGCACTACGAGATCTCTCTTATCGCTCCACCCACCGATCGCGCGACGATGGCGGAGTACTACCGCCGCGGACTCCAAGCCGTAGTGGATCGCGGCGGCAACGGATTCAGGGTCGGCATCCCGTTCATCTGGTGCTCCAACAACCTCATGGCCTCGTTCGCCACGCAGGCGCTGCTGTACCGGCAGATGACCGGCGACGAGCGCTTCCGCGAATACGAAGTCGCCGCGCTCGACTGGCTCCTCGGCGTGAATCCGTGGGGCACGTCCATGATCATCGGCTTTCCCAACGGCGGCGTGTGGGGGCAGAAGCCCCACTCCCAGGTCGCCGACCTGCTCGGCGTGCAGACCCAGCTCGGCGGCCTGCTCGACGGGCCCGTGTACCGCTCCATCTATGAGAACCTGCGCGGGATCCGGCTGCTCAAGCCGGACGAGTACGCGCGCTTCAACACCGGGTTCATCGTGTACCACGACGACCTCGGCGACTACTCGACCAACGAGCCGATCATGGACGGGACCGCGAACCTGTCGTACCTGTTCGCGGCGATGGCGGCGACAACGAAACGTTGA
- a CDS encoding PIN domain-containing protein, translated as MIILDSSFLIAYHNTRDVHHAAAARAMVRLAGGEWGQALLLEYVFLEVVTVLRARTHLKVATGVGTALLQAREVEFVPCSDIFLEAFSGFRQQVTGELSFVDAAILAVARRNRPGFVATFDDDFRSQEGIKVIPA; from the coding sequence GTGATTATTCTCGATTCGAGCTTTCTGATCGCGTATCACAACACGCGCGACGTGCATCATGCGGCGGCCGCGCGCGCGATGGTCCGCCTCGCCGGCGGCGAGTGGGGCCAAGCGCTCCTGTTGGAGTACGTTTTTCTCGAAGTGGTCACCGTGCTGCGTGCGCGCACCCACCTGAAAGTCGCGACGGGAGTGGGCACCGCGCTCCTGCAGGCGCGAGAGGTCGAGTTCGTTCCCTGCTCGGATATCTTTCTCGAGGCATTCTCCGGGTTTCGGCAGCAGGTAACTGGCGAGCTGAGCTTCGTGGATGCCGCGATCCTTGCAGTCGCTCGCAGAAATCGCCCCGGTTTCGTCGCGACTTTCGACGACGATTTCCGGAGCCAGGAGGGCATCAAGGTCATTCCCGCCTGA
- a CDS encoding type II toxin-antitoxin system VapC family toxin, which produces MIFIDSNIPMYLVGSSARHRAESQHMLESAIANGDRLVTNAEVLQEILHRYAGIRRLDAIQPAFDALLGVVDEVFPVTEVDVDRAKTILLGSAGERSARDAVHLATMERHRIPRIMTFDTGFDGYPGVTRISPGA; this is translated from the coding sequence GTGATCTTCATTGACTCCAACATCCCGATGTACCTCGTCGGCTCCAGCGCGCGCCACCGCGCCGAGTCACAGCACATGCTCGAAAGCGCGATCGCGAACGGCGACAGGCTGGTGACGAATGCAGAAGTGCTGCAGGAGATCCTGCACCGGTACGCCGGCATCCGACGACTCGACGCCATTCAGCCAGCGTTCGACGCGCTGCTGGGCGTGGTGGACGAGGTGTTCCCTGTGACCGAAGTGGACGTGGACCGGGCGAAAACCATTTTGCTCGGGAGCGCCGGCGAGCGGTCAGCCCGCGACGCGGTCCATCTCGCCACGATGGAGCGACACCGCATCCCGCGGATCATGACATTCGACACCGGCTTCGATGGGTATCCAGGGGTGACCCGAATCAGCCCCGGCGCGTGA
- a CDS encoding DUF6036 family nucleotidyltransferase: MRTRSDFEEAFRRLGQYLEAVGAAELRLVIVGGAALNLLGLVSRTTTDADVIAVEEGGALVAPNDLPPALLEGVAIVAASLRLPEDWLNTGPSLQMRYGLPPGFRERLTWLDFKPLRVGLASRKDLVTLKLFATADHWPARGVHYSDLVALSPVSDEILSAAEWAKTQDAGPEFPRLIDAVVASVMEDVHH, from the coding sequence ATGAGAACCCGCTCCGATTTTGAAGAGGCGTTCAGGCGCCTCGGACAGTATCTCGAAGCAGTCGGAGCTGCGGAGCTCCGTCTCGTCATCGTAGGAGGAGCCGCCCTCAATCTGCTCGGATTGGTGTCGCGCACCACTACGGACGCGGACGTTATCGCGGTTGAGGAGGGCGGGGCGCTGGTGGCGCCGAACGACCTCCCACCTGCTCTACTGGAAGGCGTTGCCATAGTCGCTGCCTCTCTCCGGCTCCCGGAGGATTGGCTCAACACTGGGCCGTCACTTCAGATGCGGTATGGATTGCCGCCTGGGTTTCGTGAAAGACTCACGTGGCTCGACTTCAAGCCGCTCCGTGTCGGACTCGCGAGCCGCAAGGACCTTGTCACTCTGAAGTTGTTTGCAACGGCCGATCACTGGCCAGCGAGGGGCGTTCATTACAGCGATTTAGTCGCGCTGTCGCCGGTATCCGACGAGATACTTTCGGCCGCGGAGTGGGCGAAAACTCAGGACGCGGGGCCTGAGTTCCCGCGCTTGATAGATGCAGTGGTTGCGAGCGTGATGGAAGATGTCCACCACTAG
- a CDS encoding XRE family transcriptional regulator, whose translation MTRKFSVLRAKMSPASQARAAARTAAMLDSMALAELRRARELSQQTLAAAMEVSQPEISKLEKRTDTYVSTLRKYIEALGGSLEIVAHFPEGNVRITQFADLEDTRA comes from the coding sequence ATGACTAGGAAATTCAGCGTTCTGCGGGCCAAGATGAGCCCCGCGAGCCAGGCGCGCGCCGCGGCGCGAACCGCCGCGATGCTCGACAGCATGGCGCTGGCCGAGCTGCGTCGAGCCCGGGAGCTCTCGCAGCAGACGCTGGCGGCCGCCATGGAGGTTTCCCAGCCGGAGATATCCAAGCTGGAGAAGCGCACCGATACCTACGTCAGCACGCTTCGGAAATACATCGAAGCGTTGGGGGGCTCGCTGGAGATCGTGGCCCACTTTCCCGAGGGGAACGTACGCATCACACAATTCGCCGATCTCGAGGACACTCGCGCCTAG